Genomic DNA from Parambassis ranga chromosome 10, fParRan2.1, whole genome shotgun sequence:
AACAAAACCTCCAAAGGTTGCAGCTCTACGTCACACAGAAATAAGCATAATTGGTCTGTAATCAAAGCCATGGCAGAAGTATGAGGTTAACCTATGATTcagatattaaaataaaaacaccgtCATGCACCTCCTCCTTGTTTTGTATGTCTGTGACAGAACTCCTTGGTTTTCTTGGTTATGTTTCTCAAAGTGCACCAGCTTACAACATTCTTTGATATAATTGATACCTACATGATAGATAGCCAACTTTTTACACCATATGAAGTgaacaattaaaaaataaaaacaaatcatcatCTGTCAATTAAATCTTAAGGCAAAAACCCAGCTGGAAATGAAAGttaagttgtttttatgctctTAGAAAATTGGATCCAAATGTGTCAGCTGGAGCACAAAAAGCCAAGACTTGAGATGTAAATCTGTTTTGAAAGACATGAACCAACATAAGGTGGCCAAATGGGCATAGATTCTTCATCACAGTCCAGAAATTCAGTGTCCTTTCACTGCTCGTCTGCTAATTCTTCTAAGATCATATCTGTAACTTTGTTTCCAGGCTGGCTAGTTTCACCTGATTACATGTAAAACAGAACATTTAACAGGTAAAACCAGAACCTCAAAGTCCTGGATCACATGCAAGCTACTCTACTATGAGAATGCCCTTAATGAAAAGACAAGCTGCAGCTGAGGACGCTGCTCCCTCCTGactatgtttatatatatatatatatatatatatatatatatatatatatataaaaaaagggcAACGCTGCTTTAAAGCCAACATGTGAGTAAGTGACATATGTATGTTAGCACTAATGTAAGCTTGCTTTGTATGTGTGGTGTGTAATAGAACAATGATGTGACCTAGGTGATTACAGAAGGTGTTGCATGCTATGGCAGCTCTACAGAGTGTCATACTAATTAATATACCTGCTAGCTTCAGGCGTCACCAGTATGACACTCTCCTTATCTATTGACCTCAAAGGGCAGACACATGCTTGGACGCTACCATCAAATGATATAAGGCATTACTTATACATTACAGACAGATGTAAATAGCACTTAACATTTGCCACTAATGAGTACACTGAGGGACTATTACCATTTTCCATTAATAatgtttcaaaacaaaacaaaacaagtgatATAATTCCTGAATATTTTACCGCCTTGACTTGTCTTCATCTAGAACTTGTCTGGCCGATTCCTGTTGAAGTGTCTTCGCTTTAATCTGAAACTTTGCTCCTTCGTGTGCAGTCCTTTCACACCCTGCAGGTTTGTCAAGGAAGGATACAAATCACATTAAGAATTATACCACACGTCAGTTCTAACTTAAGGCATTATAAATGTCAGTTACTATCTGTGTAAGTAGATGTCATGTGGAGACCCAGCTAACAGTATTTTATCTGCATACCCTTATTATGCTGAGGTGACTTACAGGACCTAGCAATGCAGACTGATGTGTTTGAGAGTGTCTCGTGGTGAGCATGAAACTCTTTAGATGTCTCAATAATAATGCAAGTTACAACATAACCTATCAAAAAATAGCAAATTCTAGTGTCCAATGTGAAGCAGATGTTCTGCTGTGAGGTACAGTTAATaatcagtctataatttcaatggtaggtttatttgaacagtgataGAGAGAACGACAAACAATCcggaaaaatgcatttcaaacaagTTATGAATTAATtctcattttcatgaatgaaataagtatttgatcctaTGTCATTCAGCCAGACTTCTGTCTCCCAGGTGtatttatacaggtaaggagctgccCTCTCGTTACCTGTATataagacacctgtccacagaagatatcaatcaatccagattccaaactcttcaccacGGCCAAGACCGAAGAGCTTTCCTAGGAAGTGCATTTGTCTGGATTTTTATGTTAACTGTAATTACTAAAATCCAGCACATTATTACTGCAAGTGCCTCGGCTTCCTCACACAGTtaaaacatgtgaatgtgaaggTTGATTATATAAATtagctgtaggtgtgagtgtgaatgattGTCTATCTCTTTGATAGACTGACAGCCTGTTCAGGTCACCTAATTacagctgggacaggctccGACTCCCTGTGTCCTTGTATGGAATAATTCGATATGTACTGTGTAGACATTTTGTTAGAAGACAGTATGAGTGGCCTTAGCTGAACATTCAGCACTGAGCCATGAATCGGTATGATAAAGACTCAAAAGAAGTGATGATGACCCTGACAGATTTGCCTTTGTCTCATCCTTTATTATAACTGGAGTCTCCAGTGTGACACCTGCCTTACAAGGTGACCATAACTAAACTGCATCTTACCTCTAATAGATGAAGAGTACTCTTGTTCGAGGAAGAGTGGCGTAAGTGGGATCGGCCAGTTTGCGCACTCTGGAGTAGTTAACGAAGCCTCTAATGAACAGCATGAAGCCTGGAATACAAAGAAATGATGGTTAAAGGAACGATCATCCAACAGAGGATAATGAGCCAGGAGGAATAtgctgctttatttatataatgttGCTCACTCACCCAGTGCCAGGAACACCCACCACAGCCAGTACTGGCCATCAAAATAACCAGGGAAATAGGTAGAAAACTGCACAGACAGATATTGATCGATAAGATATTGGCTGTAAAGAGCTGCACACTGATTCCAAACACTCAATTAATTTAGTCCTCATGTTGAAGCATATTACAGTAACACAATGGTTGAAGGGGTTAAGCTCCATATTCAGTGAGGAGCTCTTACCCTGACAATGAGCACCCATTTGATTAGGGACAGGCCAAAGCCTGAGATGGCCCCATATCGCCCGGCAGCAGACGTGGTCAAACAGAACGACAAGAAGAAGCCAATCCAGTTGAAGAGGAATGCCACTGTTGAAAGTGATTAATAACATAATTATAATGTGTTCACATTCTGTGTCCCCAGAAAAACAGGTTTACTCTTATTATGGCTGAGGAGATGTTGAACTGTGACTTACTGAAGAAGGTGAGCATGAAGATGCCATCATTCCCTA
This window encodes:
- the ndfip1 gene encoding NEDD4 family-interacting protein 1, with protein sequence MAEQNSNVRYQELVNEEEPAQPSQEGSAQDAPPPYSSIAAANAAFFEYKEDGGRLPNPPSYSVATTLPSYDEAERSKAEAAIPLVTGRVTEEDFVARDDFEDADQLRIGNDGIFMLTFFMAFLFNWIGFFLSFCLTTSAAGRYGAISGFGLSLIKWVLIVRFSTYFPGYFDGQYWLWWVFLALGFMLFIRGFVNYSRVRKLADPTYATLPRTRVLFIY